A stretch of the Hemitrygon akajei unplaced genomic scaffold, sHemAka1.3 Scf000166, whole genome shotgun sequence genome encodes the following:
- the LOC140724136 gene encoding NACHT, LRR and PYD domains-containing protein 3-like, translating into MDADRSSEISAFLSHCVDHQLFQLTKFYRDRLEQAIEEGVEELGLMLTGEDHFTGREHHSVTELAEKGNRAGASELLLDLVMEKGSGARRVMWESFVKLHHHLPKLNRILKEIQERGDAQFAYMDTERGLSEVPTHLKGVQRKHKETLRAQTEELRVNTILMSEKENVFQLVDRYAELTVISTVRDRRLVEHELLARGRVHEEWREKHLRRELEKIRIAHLFQSNDSHRFRDKMKKLFTPPRSGCSAAVAGVPGIGKTTMVQKIVYDWATGKIYEQFQFVFSFKFRDLNSINCRINLRELILDHYPYFRNILRKVWKNPEGLLFIFDGLDEFKHRIDFADSRRDTEPKHQCPDPECWCEVSDIVYSLIQGKLLPGCSVLVTTRPTALHLLEKAEIRVRAEILGFVGEERKEYFFRHFEDQTVSAAVFKHVKENEILYTMTYNPSYCWILALVLGPFFTQNVRGTQRIPNTITQLYSYYIYSILKNHGREIENPRDVLLRVGLMAFRGVSEKKIVFTGGDLINYDLQPSQFLSGFLMELLEREDSARSVVYTFPHLTIQEFVAAVAQFLNPHPGDILKSLSEAHNTTDGRFEVFLRFVAGLSSPMTARGLEDFLGPFPHETTCQVIDWVKEEFQRQSGNTESEAGKRSLLNTLHYLFESQNSGLAQATLGSVETLSFSGLTLTPIDCAVLSHVIGLCDTIKHLDLEKCNIQCEEIQRLGPGLHKCHELRVGRNELGDAGVKLVSAALRNPECKIQKLWLNNVGLTDSGAEDLVSALSTIPSLTELNLSENELGNSGVKLVSAVLRNTECKIQTVRLFSVGLTDSGAEDLVSALITTRSLTDLDLSVNKLGDSGVKLVSEALKNPECKIQKLWLSGVRLTDSGVEDLVSAIITNGLLTRANLGSNWLTDRSVPALRRLILAVPSLERIVLVKNRFSQTGVKELRSLQETRPGLSVIFDHRNM; encoded by the exons ATGGACGCAG ATCGGAGCTCTGAAATCTCCgccttcctgtcacactgtgtcGATCACCAACTGTTCCAGTTGACGAAATTCTATCGGGACcgactggagcaggcgattgaggagggtgtggaggaACTCGGCCTCATGTTAACAGGCGAGGATCATTTCACGGGACGGGAGCATCAC AGCGTGACTGAGCTCgcagagaagggaaaccgagcgggcgcttccgaactcctcctggatctggtgatggagaagggctccggggcccggagggtgatgtgggaatcctttgtgaaactacacCACCATTTACCGAAGCTTAACAGAATATTGAAGGAAATACAGGAACGTG GTGATGCGCAGTTCGCCTACATGGACACCGAGCGGGGTTTATCTGAAGTGCCCACACACCTAAAAG GCGTTCAgaggaaacacaaggagactctgcgcgCACAGACGGAagaactgagagtgaacacgatcctgatgagcgAGAAGGAGAacgttttccagctggttgatcgatacgctgagctcacggtcatttccactgttcgagatcggagactagTGGAACATgaactgctggcaagaggcagagtccacgaggaatggagggagaaacATCTCCGCAGAGAGCTGGAGAAAATCCGCATTGCTCATTTGTTTCAGAGCAATGACTCACATCGTTTTCGAgacaaaatgaagaaattatttaCACCACCGAGGTCCGGGTGTTCTGCAGCTGTGGCCGGAGTCCCAGGGATCggaaaaacaacaatggtacaaaagattgtttatgactgggctaCGGGAAAAATATACGAACAATTCCAATTTGTCtttagtttcaaattccgggatttaaactccattaattgcagaataaacctgagggaactgattctggatcactATCCTTACTTTAGGAATATCCTGAgaaaggtctggaagaacccagagggattgctgtttatatttgatggtttggatgaattcaaacacagaatcgattttgctgacagtcggagagacacagaacccaagcaccagtgcccagatcccgagtgctGGTGTGAAGTGTcggatattgtgtacagtttaatccagggcaagctgctcccagggtgttcagtgctggtgaccacccgccccactgcgttacatttattggaaaaggccgAGATCAGAGtccgggctgaaatcctgggatttgttggtgaggaacggaaggaatatttcttcaggcattttgaagatcagacggtgtcagcagctgttttcaaacacgtgaaagAGAACGAGATTCTGTACACTATGacctacaacccctcctactgctggatccttgcTCTAGTACTGggacccttcttcacacaaaatgTCAGGGGCACGCAGCGAATTCCCAACACCATCACCCAACTATATTCCTACTATATATAcagcatcctgaaaaaccacggccgtgagattgagaaccctcgtgatgtgttactcagagTTGGTCTGATGGCCTTTAGAGGAGTGTCCGAAAAGAAAATTGTGTTTACAggtggagatttgatcaactacgaCCTGCAGCCTTCCCaattcctgtccgggttcctaatggagcttttggagagagaagattctgcccggagcgtggtgtacacattcccacacctcaccatccaagagtttgtagctgcagtcgcacaattcctgaatccacatcccggggatatcctgaaatccctcagtgaagcccacaacacgacagatgggcgattcgaggtatttctccgttttgttgctggtctctcctccccaatgacagctcggggcctggaggactttctgggtccatttcctcatgaaacaacctgccaggtgattgactgggtgaaggaggagtttcaacgccagagtggaaacacagagagtgaagctggtaaaaggagcctcctgaacacattgcactacctgtttgagtctcagaatagtggactggctcaggccaccctgggatctgtggaaacactttcattcagtggattgacactgaccccgattgactgcgctgtcctgtctcatgtcatcggactctgtgatacaataaaacacctggACCTGGAGAAAtgcaacattcagtgtgaagaaatccagcggctgggacccgggctgcacaagtgccacgagttgag AGTTGGGCGCAATGAACTGGGAGAtgcaggagtgaaactggtgtctgcggctctgaggaacccagagtgtaaaatacagaaactgtg gctgaacaatgtcggtctcacagattctggtgccgaggatctcgtctctgctctcagtacaatcccatcactgacggagctgaacctgagtgaaaATGAACTGGgaaattcaggagtgaaactggtgtcagCGGTTCTAAGGAAcacagagtgtaaaatacagacagtgcg gctattcagtgtcggtctcacagattctggtgccgaggatctcgtctccgctctcattACAACGCGATCACTCACGGATTTGGACTTGAGtgttaataaactgggagattcaggggTGAAACTGGTATCTGAGGCACTGAagaacccagagtgtaaaatacagaaactgtg GCTGAGTGGTGTccgtctcacagattctggtgtcgagGATCTCGTCTCAGCTATCATTACAAACGGATTACTAACGCGGGCGAACCTGGGATCAAACTGGCTCACAgatcgatctgtccccgctcttcGTCGCCTTATACTGGCAGTCCCGAGTCTGGAGCGGATTGT gctggtgaAGAATCGGTTCAGTCAAACCGGGGTGAAGGAACTGAGGTCTCTCCAAGAAACCAGACCAGGACTGAGCGTGATATTTGACCATCGGAATATGTGA